Proteins encoded by one window of Alkalinema sp. FACHB-956:
- a CDS encoding riboflavin synthase: protein MFTGLVQDVGTLQTLDPEHVEITCSEDSIILQGLELGDSVAVDGVCLTVVKILPIGFIADVSPETMRRTALGRSEGRVKRVNLETSLRIGSKLGGHFVTGHVDGIGYFQSAVQAATSWDITFTTESDTVARYILSKGSVSVNGISLTVADCNLEGTRFSVAVIPHTYTATNLCHLQPGSWVNLEGDILGKYVEKFLRSDRTASNPPLGSRSGNGYASHDAAISTDFLAEHGYL from the coding sequence GTGTTTACAGGACTAGTTCAAGACGTTGGTACCTTGCAAACCCTCGATCCGGAGCATGTAGAAATTACTTGTTCAGAGGATTCTATTATTCTCCAGGGCCTAGAACTGGGAGATAGTGTGGCTGTGGATGGGGTGTGTCTGACGGTGGTGAAAATTTTGCCGATCGGATTTATTGCCGATGTTTCCCCAGAAACGATGCGGCGCACTGCCCTCGGTCGCAGTGAGGGACGAGTCAAACGGGTTAACTTAGAAACGTCTCTGAGGATCGGCAGTAAACTCGGTGGCCATTTTGTCACCGGCCATGTGGACGGCATCGGGTATTTCCAATCCGCTGTGCAGGCTGCAACATCCTGGGATATTACGTTTACGACGGAAAGTGACACCGTTGCCCGATACATCCTCTCCAAGGGCAGTGTGTCCGTCAATGGGATTAGCTTGACCGTGGCTGATTGTAACCTGGAAGGGACGCGCTTTAGTGTGGCAGTGATTCCTCACACCTATACGGCGACCAATTTGTGTCACCTTCAACCGGGAAGCTGGGTCAATTTGGAAGGCGATATTTTGGGCAAATACGTTGAAAAATTCTTGCGCAGCGATCGTACCGCTTCCAATCCCCCCCTGGGCAGCCGATCGGGGAATGGCTATGCCTCCCACGATGCAGCTATTTCCACCGATTTCCTAGCAGAACACGGTTATCTTTAA
- a CDS encoding bifunctional nuclease family protein yields the protein MIEMKVTTIAVDAATRSPIVLLEDGTGRRALPIYIGEDQAKAIGSVMRNITPPRPGTHDLFVNLLDAWDMALDRVVIHALKDSTFYALLIVKQGELKREIDARPSDAIALALRAGAPIWVMEEVVADASIPVDRDADEAERQAFRDFVANLSPSQLIERSRFDASGG from the coding sequence ATGATCGAAATGAAAGTGACGACGATCGCGGTGGATGCAGCAACCCGGAGTCCGATCGTCCTGCTCGAAGATGGTACAGGTCGTCGAGCGTTACCCATTTATATCGGGGAAGACCAAGCAAAGGCGATCGGCAGTGTGATGCGCAATATCACGCCGCCGCGCCCAGGTACCCATGATTTATTTGTCAATTTGCTGGATGCTTGGGATATGGCCTTGGATCGCGTTGTCATCCATGCCCTCAAGGACAGTACCTTCTATGCGCTGCTGATCGTTAAACAGGGCGAGTTGAAGCGGGAAATTGATGCGCGACCCAGTGACGCGATCGCCCTAGCCCTGCGAGCAGGGGCTCCCATTTGGGTGATGGAAGAAGTGGTGGCGGATGCTTCCATTCCTGTCGATCGGGATGCCGACGAAGCAGAACGCCAAGCCTTCCGGGATTTTGTGGCTAACTTGAGCCCCTCTCAGTTAATTGAACGGAGTCGCTTTGATGCCAGTGGTGGCTAA